One genomic segment of Catalinimonas alkaloidigena includes these proteins:
- a CDS encoding RNA polymerase sigma-70 factor, whose amino-acid sequence MCDLLIWEQIQSDSEVAFGEFFNQQWQRCFSIAYKILQDQKVSEDLVQDVFIDLWSRRKSLDLQNPEAYLTQMVKNKVFTTLSRNHIPERNIDILETLLHQASAEDQYILNELREKIEQVVEELPPRCKQVYVLRRYEDRSVTEIAERLGMSVRTVENHLYHATKILKNKINPVTILLILKHFI is encoded by the coding sequence ATGTGCGATCTTCTTATCTGGGAGCAAATCCAGTCCGATTCAGAAGTTGCCTTTGGCGAATTTTTTAACCAACAGTGGCAGCGCTGCTTTTCTATAGCCTACAAAATTCTTCAGGATCAGAAAGTTTCTGAAGACCTGGTGCAGGATGTATTTATAGATTTGTGGTCCAGAAGAAAGAGCCTGGATTTGCAGAATCCTGAGGCTTACCTGACCCAAATGGTAAAAAATAAAGTCTTTACCACCCTCTCACGCAATCATATTCCGGAAAGGAACATTGATATACTGGAAACTCTTTTACATCAGGCTTCGGCAGAAGATCAGTATATTCTCAATGAGTTGAGAGAAAAAATAGAACAGGTCGTAGAAGAATTGCCCCCGCGCTGCAAGCAGGTTTATGTCTTAAGAAGGTATGAAGACCGGAGTGTGACGGAAATTGCCGAGCGCCTGGGCATGTCAGTGCGTACGGTAGAAAATCATTTGTACCATGCTACTAAGATTTTGAAAAACAAGATCAATCCCGTTACTATTCTGTTAATTCTTAAGCATTTCATTTAA
- a CDS encoding DUF5777 family beta-barrel protein — MCNKTIIFVSLLLIIGSAGRAQGLLDELEKEQDSAQVLIEDATFKGSRLINGHSVETDGEGALTFLISHRFGRLNGGAYEFFGLDESNIRLGLEYGITDRLNIGIGRSSLEKVIDGFVKYQLLQQQRGARLLPLTITAFTSMAINTLRIENPERELQFKSRVDYTYQLLMARKFSSKLSLQLMPTLVHRNLVATAEMDNKLYALGVGGRYKLTNRVALNAEYYYRINAEAEESMYYNPFAIGFDIETGGHVFQLHFTNARAMIEEGFITETTGNFFSGDIHFGFNISRVFQLK; from the coding sequence ATGTGCAATAAAACCATAATTTTTGTAAGCCTTCTATTAATAATTGGTAGTGCCGGTAGGGCACAGGGACTGCTGGATGAGCTTGAAAAAGAACAAGACAGTGCACAAGTACTGATTGAAGACGCAACTTTTAAAGGCAGCCGGCTGATCAATGGACATTCGGTAGAAACCGATGGAGAGGGCGCACTTACTTTTTTAATTTCTCACCGTTTTGGCAGACTCAATGGTGGGGCCTATGAGTTTTTTGGACTGGACGAGTCCAATATCCGCCTTGGTTTAGAGTACGGCATTACTGATCGTTTAAATATTGGTATTGGGCGTAGCTCTTTGGAGAAAGTAATAGATGGATTTGTCAAATATCAACTTTTGCAGCAGCAGCGTGGTGCACGCCTGCTCCCTCTTACCATTACTGCTTTTACGAGTATGGCCATCAATACCCTCAGAATTGAAAATCCTGAGCGTGAACTACAATTCAAATCAAGGGTTGATTATACCTATCAGTTGTTGATGGCAAGGAAGTTCAGTAGTAAACTCTCGCTTCAGCTTATGCCCACACTGGTACATCGTAATTTGGTGGCTACAGCGGAGATGGACAATAAGCTGTATGCACTTGGAGTAGGAGGTCGTTACAAACTCACCAATAGAGTAGCGTTGAATGCAGAATATTATTATCGCATCAATGCAGAGGCAGAAGAAAGTATGTACTACAACCCCTTTGCCATCGGTTTTGATATTGAAACGGGAGGGCATGTGTTTCAGCTACATTTCACCAATGCCCGGGCGATGATAGAAGAAGGTTTTATCACCGAAACGACCGGCAATTTTTTCTCAGGAGATATCCATTTTGGTTTTAACATCTCACGGGTATTCCAGCTAAAATAA
- a CDS encoding YceI family protein — MKYFLIITVFTFSHFFSNSYAQKYRLSSSEVSFFSEAPMEDIEAYNMEAKSIFDAEAGEIAFVIPIKGFEFKKSLMQEHFNENYMESDKYPNAKFEGKLHGYKAGKTEQKVTAQGEMTIHGVTHQIEVPGTVKSNGSDLSMQATFPIRLEDYDIDIPKVVFYNIAEEVEVSVSFQYQPYVQ, encoded by the coding sequence ATGAAATATTTTTTGATCATCACTGTATTTACGTTTAGTCATTTTTTCTCAAACTCATACGCACAGAAGTACAGATTATCTTCCAGCGAAGTATCCTTCTTTTCAGAAGCCCCCATGGAAGACATAGAAGCCTATAATATGGAAGCCAAGAGTATCTTTGATGCTGAAGCGGGAGAAATAGCTTTTGTGATACCTATCAAAGGTTTTGAGTTTAAGAAATCTCTCATGCAGGAGCACTTTAACGAAAACTATATGGAGTCTGATAAATATCCCAATGCTAAATTTGAGGGTAAGCTTCATGGTTATAAAGCAGGCAAGACTGAACAAAAGGTTACTGCTCAGGGAGAAATGACCATTCATGGAGTTACGCATCAGATTGAAGTGCCTGGTACGGTGAAGAGCAATGGTTCCGACCTGAGCATGCAAGCCACTTTTCCTATCAGACTTGAAGATTACGATATAGATATTCCCAAAGTTGTCTTTTATAACATTGCAGAAGAAGTAGAAGTAAGTGTCAGTTTTCAATACCAGCCTTATGTGCAATAA
- a CDS encoding c-type cytochrome: MKKMVICTVCIMVMACASDNEEELFGKMFCGEEAHSLADDITPIINANCAIPACHSGIQAPNLSSAQLIMNNASRIRSVTQSGVMPPASSGKDLSDAQIQAIACWVDSGAPNN, encoded by the coding sequence ATGAAAAAAATGGTGATATGCACTGTATGCATAATGGTAATGGCCTGTGCCAGTGACAATGAAGAAGAGCTGTTTGGGAAAATGTTCTGTGGTGAGGAAGCGCATTCACTGGCTGATGATATTACACCCATCATCAATGCCAATTGTGCCATACCTGCTTGCCATAGCGGGATACAGGCTCCAAACCTAAGTTCAGCACAGCTTATTATGAACAATGCTTCACGTATCAGGTCTGTGACGCAAAGTGGGGTTATGCCTCCTGCTTCCTCGGGAAAAGACTTATCAGATGCCCAGATACAGGCCATCGCCTGCTGGGTAGATAGCGGAGCACCTAACAACTAA
- a CDS encoding RNA polymerase sigma factor: MSDGTLQTLITGCLKGKRKSQEKLYQRFYPYGMSVCLRYTDTEEEAIEVLNDGFMKVFAKLETFDQQKPFQSWFRRILINTSINHYHKNEKHKHHQPIEEGNQVADERSILSHLSYEEMIRLIQDLSPVYRTVFNLFVIDGYTHEEIAEALQISVGASKSNLFRARANLRVMLKKNSKIACKV; the protein is encoded by the coding sequence GTGAGTGATGGTACACTACAGACACTAATCACTGGTTGCCTGAAAGGTAAAAGAAAAAGCCAGGAAAAACTTTACCAGAGGTTTTATCCCTACGGTATGAGTGTTTGTTTACGCTACACAGATACGGAAGAAGAGGCGATAGAAGTGTTAAATGATGGTTTTATGAAGGTCTTTGCCAAGCTGGAAACTTTTGACCAGCAAAAGCCTTTTCAGTCCTGGTTCAGGAGAATACTGATTAATACCTCTATTAATCATTATCACAAAAATGAAAAGCACAAGCATCATCAACCCATTGAAGAAGGTAATCAGGTGGCGGATGAGCGCAGCATACTAAGTCATCTTTCATATGAAGAGATGATCAGGCTGATACAAGACTTATCCCCGGTTTATCGTACTGTCTTTAACCTATTTGTTATTGATGGTTATACGCATGAAGAGATTGCTGAAGCATTGCAAATTTCTGTAGGAGCTTCCAAGTCCAACTTATTCAGGGCAAGGGCAAATTTGCGTGTGATGTTGAAAAAAAATAGCAAAATAGCATGCAAGGTATGA
- a CDS encoding sugar phosphate isomerase/epimerase family protein encodes MNIQFFCPRWGSESLPYEAFFENVKTAGYDGVEMSLPLDEDERDEIAGLMQQYKLEFIAQHWECILSPTETYEADYDKYLRNLAAVKPLFINSQSGKDYFSQEHNVQILKLADKIAEETGVEIVHETHRGKFSYAIDTMPYYLKTLPGLRLCADFSHWCVVSESLLEAPEQEAMLKEVYPRVDHIHARIGFQQAPQVSEPKAPEFQETLHRHLVWWDEIIKLKKEQGAKVLTVTPEFGPAPYMPQLPFVKEPLTNQWEANLYMMGLLRERYQA; translated from the coding sequence ATGAATATACAATTTTTTTGCCCCCGATGGGGAAGTGAAAGTCTGCCTTATGAAGCTTTTTTTGAAAATGTAAAAACAGCGGGTTACGATGGTGTGGAAATGTCCTTGCCATTGGATGAAGATGAAAGAGATGAGATTGCAGGACTAATGCAACAATATAAGCTGGAGTTCATTGCTCAGCATTGGGAATGCATATTATCGCCTACGGAGACCTACGAAGCAGACTATGATAAGTACTTGAGGAACCTGGCAGCGGTAAAGCCTCTTTTTATCAATTCGCAAAGCGGGAAAGACTATTTTTCGCAGGAGCACAATGTGCAGATCCTCAAGCTGGCCGATAAGATCGCTGAAGAAACAGGCGTTGAAATAGTACATGAAACTCATCGTGGGAAGTTTTCTTACGCTATTGATACAATGCCCTATTACCTGAAAACATTGCCTGGCTTAAGGCTATGTGCGGATTTTTCACATTGGTGTGTGGTATCTGAGTCGCTATTGGAAGCTCCTGAGCAGGAAGCCATGCTCAAAGAAGTATACCCCAGGGTGGATCATATTCATGCCCGTATCGGCTTTCAGCAGGCACCCCAGGTTTCTGAGCCCAAAGCCCCTGAGTTTCAGGAGACATTGCATCGGCACCTTGTGTGGTGGGATGAAATTATAAAACTCAAAAAAGAGCAAGGGGCTAAAGTGCTTACTGTAACCCCTGAGTTCGGGCCGGCACCTTATATGCCGCAACTGCCTTTTGTTAAGGAGCCGCTCACCAACCAGTGGGAAGCTAATCTCTACATGATGGGGTTGCTCAGAGAAAGATATCAGGCTTAG
- a CDS encoding arylsulfatase produces the protein MTEWIMSVKKSLYFKIAFFVFLSISLIACQPSENTQNEEGAASQPNVIFIITDDQGYGDIAAHGNPWIKTPNMDALHAQSARFTNFHVGTTCAPTRSGIMTGVHCNRVGVWHTIIGRSLLKEGFPTMAEVFQDNGYRTGIFGKWHLGDNYPFRPQDNGFEEVVVHGGGGVGQTPDYWNNDYFDDTYYHNGKPEKYEGYCTDVWFSEAIRFVEENQDQPFFCYISTNAPHSPFHVPQSYIDMYANNPDIPNPNFYGMISNIDDNLGLLEKKLEELGLRENTVLVFMTDNGTSAGVNLDQQSFPQNGFNAGMRGKKGSPYDGGHRVPLFIRWPEGNVPEGKDVDEISAYTDILPSLIDLCGLDMEVAGVTPQSFFGKSLVRLIREDEPIWEERTLVTDTQRGEMLQKGKNAAVMTNRWRLVYDTLLFDMENDPGQTQNLIDEYPEVADKLRQDYEAWWTKVSEDAEQYARIIIGNEKAESVTLTCHDFHPTQEGYPAWNQELIRNAQNNQGYWTLEVAEAGDYRIELSRWPKEADALISGTVARGDQIPGGEAYSVGKALPLTEAGIQIGEHKASSSIEDDQKLVGFEINLPAGKTELLSWYKDQQGNTYGGYYVYITKL, from the coding sequence ATGACTGAATGGATAATGAGTGTGAAGAAGTCTCTGTACTTTAAAATAGCATTTTTTGTATTTCTCAGTATTTCACTGATCGCCTGCCAGCCTTCAGAAAACACGCAGAATGAAGAGGGAGCAGCTTCCCAGCCCAATGTCATTTTCATCATCACCGATGATCAGGGTTACGGCGATATTGCGGCGCATGGCAATCCCTGGATTAAAACCCCTAATATGGATGCGCTGCATGCGCAAAGTGCCCGCTTTACTAATTTCCACGTCGGGACCACCTGTGCCCCCACCCGTTCAGGTATCATGACGGGTGTACACTGCAACAGGGTAGGAGTGTGGCATACCATCATCGGAAGGTCGCTGCTGAAAGAAGGCTTTCCTACGATGGCAGAGGTTTTCCAGGATAATGGATATCGTACCGGTATATTCGGTAAGTGGCATTTGGGTGATAACTATCCCTTCCGACCTCAGGACAATGGATTTGAAGAGGTAGTGGTACATGGAGGAGGTGGGGTAGGGCAAACCCCCGACTATTGGAACAACGATTATTTTGATGATACTTACTACCACAACGGTAAGCCGGAAAAATACGAAGGTTATTGTACCGATGTTTGGTTTAGCGAAGCCATAAGATTTGTAGAGGAAAACCAGGATCAGCCTTTCTTCTGCTATATCAGTACCAATGCGCCCCATAGCCCTTTTCATGTCCCCCAATCCTATATAGATATGTATGCCAACAATCCTGACATTCCTAATCCTAACTTTTATGGCATGATCAGTAATATTGATGATAACCTAGGCTTGCTGGAAAAGAAGCTGGAAGAACTGGGGTTAAGAGAAAATACGGTGTTGGTATTTATGACAGATAATGGAACATCAGCCGGTGTGAATCTGGATCAGCAGAGCTTTCCCCAAAATGGTTTCAACGCTGGGATGCGGGGTAAAAAGGGATCTCCTTATGATGGAGGGCACAGAGTACCGCTATTCATCCGCTGGCCTGAAGGGAATGTGCCCGAAGGAAAAGATGTGGATGAAATCTCAGCCTATACGGATATACTGCCCAGCCTGATTGATTTATGTGGCCTGGATATGGAAGTGGCCGGTGTAACTCCCCAAAGTTTTTTTGGAAAAAGCCTGGTGCGTCTGATCCGGGAAGATGAGCCGATCTGGGAGGAACGAACATTGGTGACAGATACGCAAAGGGGAGAAATGCTGCAGAAAGGAAAAAATGCTGCTGTGATGACCAATCGCTGGCGTCTGGTCTATGATACCCTTCTCTTTGACATGGAAAACGATCCTGGGCAGACTCAGAATTTGATTGATGAGTATCCGGAGGTAGCCGATAAATTGAGACAAGACTATGAAGCATGGTGGACCAAGGTAAGCGAAGATGCTGAACAATATGCACGCATCATTATTGGCAATGAAAAGGCTGAGTCAGTCACCCTGACCTGTCATGATTTCCATCCCACCCAAGAAGGTTACCCTGCCTGGAATCAGGAGCTTATTCGCAATGCCCAAAACAATCAGGGATATTGGACACTGGAAGTAGCTGAAGCCGGTGACTATCGTATTGAGCTTAGCCGATGGCCCAAAGAAGCAGATGCCTTGATCAGTGGTACCGTAGCCCGCGGTGACCAAATTCCCGGAGGCGAAGCCTATTCAGTAGGTAAGGCATTACCATTGACCGAGGCGGGAATACAAATTGGCGAGCACAAAGCAAGTAGCAGTATTGAAGATGACCAAAAGCTGGTGGGTTTTGAAATTAATCTGCCGGCTGGAAAAACTGAATTGCTGTCCTGGTACAAAGATCAGCAAGGAAATACCTACGGAGGGTATTATGTATACATTACAAAGTTGTGA
- a CDS encoding NAD(P)-dependent oxidoreductase: MKNLDQKTSIGWIGTGVMGASMLSLIQQQGYQSVVYNRTKEKAQPLIEAGAEWADSPKAVAEKAQIIFTIVGFPEDVREVYLGEQGVLQSAKEGSIVVDMTTTEPSLAEEIYAEAKQKGVSAIDAPVSGGDVGAKNGSLSIMVGGDKEAVDIVMPLFEIMGKNIVYQGGAGNGQHTKMCNQITISGTMIGVCECLLYGYKAGLDLPTMLKSISGGAAACWTLDNLAPRIVDRNFDPGFYVEHFIKDMGIALMEANRMGLALPGLALVKQMYEAVKAQGHGKLGTQALMLGLEKLSNISND; encoded by the coding sequence ATGAAAAATTTAGACCAAAAAACAAGCATTGGATGGATAGGGACAGGTGTTATGGGAGCTTCTATGCTTTCACTCATTCAGCAGCAGGGATATCAGTCAGTAGTATATAATCGGACCAAGGAGAAAGCACAGCCCCTTATAGAGGCAGGTGCTGAATGGGCAGATTCTCCTAAAGCAGTGGCCGAGAAAGCACAGATCATTTTTACCATAGTAGGTTTCCCTGAGGATGTGCGGGAAGTTTATTTGGGAGAGCAAGGTGTGTTACAGTCTGCCAAAGAAGGTAGCATTGTGGTAGATATGACGACTACCGAGCCCAGCCTGGCGGAGGAGATCTACGCTGAAGCGAAGCAAAAGGGTGTATCAGCTATTGACGCCCCGGTATCGGGGGGAGACGTCGGTGCAAAAAATGGTAGCTTGTCCATCATGGTAGGGGGTGACAAAGAAGCAGTAGATATTGTGATGCCACTCTTCGAGATTATGGGCAAAAATATTGTCTATCAGGGTGGTGCGGGAAATGGTCAGCATACCAAGATGTGTAATCAGATTACTATTTCCGGCACTATGATAGGCGTATGTGAATGTTTGCTTTACGGCTATAAAGCTGGCTTAGATTTACCTACCATGCTCAAATCTATCAGTGGAGGTGCCGCTGCCTGCTGGACTTTGGATAATCTGGCGCCTCGTATCGTAGATCGTAATTTTGATCCCGGCTTCTATGTGGAGCATTTTATTAAGGACATGGGCATTGCCCTGATGGAAGCCAACCGCATGGGACTGGCACTGCCCGGGTTGGCACTTGTCAAGCAGATGTATGAAGCCGTAAAAGCACAGGGACACGGCAAACTAGGTACGCAAGCGCTAATGCTGGGCTTAGAGAAGCTTTCTAATATAAGTAATGACTAA
- a CDS encoding aldo/keto reductase, whose amino-acid sequence MKFINIKDSRMPALGFGTYTLKGKNCEEGVEDAIRLGYRHIDTAEMYDNETEVGKGIKVSGISREELFITTKVWYTHLHKDALINAAHQSLQKLALDFVDLLLIHWPNDSVALEESLQAMMQLQEEGKVKHIGVSNFNRKMVEEARKIAPVVCNQVEYHPYLDQSKLLDTVHENDMFLTAYCPIAKGKVMDDEQLRAIGEKYNKTAAQICLKWHMLQKGVAAVPRSGNHERRKLNLDIFDFELTAEEIDQICGKQGDKRLINPAWAPEWN is encoded by the coding sequence ATGAAGTTTATCAATATCAAAGACAGCAGGATGCCCGCTCTGGGATTTGGGACCTATACACTGAAAGGAAAAAATTGTGAGGAAGGCGTAGAAGACGCTATTCGTCTGGGCTATCGCCATATTGATACTGCTGAAATGTATGATAATGAAACTGAAGTAGGAAAAGGCATCAAAGTTTCGGGCATCAGTCGCGAAGAACTCTTTATCACCACTAAGGTCTGGTATACACATCTCCATAAAGACGCGCTGATCAATGCGGCCCATCAAAGTTTACAAAAACTAGCGCTAGATTTTGTAGACCTTTTATTGATTCATTGGCCTAATGATAGTGTAGCGCTGGAAGAATCACTTCAGGCGATGATGCAACTTCAGGAGGAAGGTAAAGTCAAACATATCGGAGTCAGCAATTTTAATCGTAAGATGGTGGAAGAAGCCAGAAAAATAGCCCCCGTAGTTTGTAACCAGGTTGAATATCACCCTTACCTGGACCAGTCTAAGCTGCTGGATACTGTACATGAAAATGACATGTTTCTGACAGCTTACTGCCCTATTGCCAAGGGTAAAGTAATGGATGATGAGCAACTTCGTGCTATTGGGGAGAAATATAACAAAACTGCTGCGCAGATTTGTTTAAAGTGGCATATGCTTCAAAAGGGGGTTGCTGCGGTGCCTCGCTCCGGAAATCACGAAAGGCGTAAACTAAACCTTGATATTTTTGATTTTGAGCTTACCGCTGAAGAAATAGATCAAATCTGCGGGAAACAGGGAGACAAACGCTTGATAAACCCTGCTTGGGCACCTGAGTGGAATTAG